In the Marinomonas algicola genome, one interval contains:
- a CDS encoding helix-turn-helix domain-containing protein: protein MNTDFSSDALTDGDGAGIDIGNELKTRRLHLNLTQGQISDQLKIPQSQIQALENNRFDMFRSPVFARGYLKSYLRALGLNEAGFLMHFDSLQESKKTVLKPINKVKKQAHLTDPIVLLISVVLVAVLVFLVFWWPTMSTDDESLDAVIEEQLPTETAVIPEEGELLIPSTDSQFNDAVDASEEKAPFNNDVTERSEVNDVKEDNDIVTGLSAETKALLKDAGVSVDAVALETQSLSKNTELADVTQDAVDTQTDEAPVNFNDDLVIKFNLDCWTEVRNPSGKILYSGIKKGGSTLTLSDSSSYRVVLGYAPGVSELLYKGKAFDFTSFIRKDLARFELK from the coding sequence ATGAATACTGATTTTTCTTCTGATGCCCTGACTGACGGTGATGGCGCAGGAATTGATATAGGTAATGAGCTAAAAACGCGAAGATTACATTTAAATTTAACGCAAGGGCAGATATCTGATCAATTAAAAATCCCTCAAAGTCAAATTCAAGCGTTAGAAAACAACCGCTTCGACATGTTTAGAAGTCCTGTATTTGCTCGAGGATATCTAAAAAGCTACCTGCGAGCTTTAGGTTTAAATGAAGCTGGTTTTTTAATGCATTTCGATAGTCTGCAAGAAAGTAAAAAAACCGTTCTTAAGCCAATTAATAAGGTAAAAAAACAAGCGCATTTAACGGATCCGATTGTGTTATTGATCTCTGTTGTACTTGTTGCTGTTTTAGTATTTTTGGTATTTTGGTGGCCCACAATGAGTACCGATGATGAGAGCCTAGATGCGGTTATCGAAGAGCAACTACCGACAGAAACGGCTGTTATCCCAGAGGAAGGTGAATTATTAATACCCTCTACTGATAGCCAATTTAATGATGCTGTTGATGCTTCCGAAGAAAAGGCACCCTTTAACAATGATGTTACAGAGCGTTCTGAAGTAAATGATGTCAAAGAGGATAATGACATTGTTACGGGGCTGTCAGCTGAAACAAAAGCCTTATTAAAAGATGCTGGTGTAAGTGTTGACGCGGTGGCTTTAGAGACTCAATCCCTATCTAAAAATACTGAATTAGCTGATGTTACTCAAGACGCTGTAGACACACAAACGGATGAGGCTCCCGTTAATTTTAATGATGACCTAGTCATTAAATTTAATTTAGACTGTTGGACTGAAGTTCGTAACCCATCCGGAAAAATTTTATATTCCGGAATTAAAAAAGGCGGGTCAACACTCACCTTATCTGATTCATCGTCTTATCGTGTTGTTCTTGGCTATGCTCCGGGTGTGAGCGAGCTATTGTATAAAGGTAAGGCCTTTGATTTCACTTCATTTATTCGTAAAGATTTAGCTCGTTTTGAGCTAAAGTAG
- a CDS encoding tetratricopeptide repeat protein: MKRDLVIQILVVVYYFLVGCSMQPVQEEQNRVALSLAQEYILSNQLRQAEIYLDKVSRYQKTTVEFHRIKSLYFMRTSRLDETIKYHEKSLEAFPRDIFLLNNLGVALVRVGEYTKACGLFKKTLEISLNGSQSALINYARCLISKDDVKKATILINRAKEIAKLPYIGLLTELNLVLIQGNYIEASQLNKIIQANSNYTQIIEYNEEHECLSRHVLARETDLTSSSLTPPSACIVPRYKT, encoded by the coding sequence ATGAAGCGTGATCTAGTTATTCAGATATTGGTAGTGGTTTATTATTTTTTAGTCGGTTGTTCTATGCAGCCTGTACAAGAAGAACAAAACCGAGTGGCGCTTTCATTAGCTCAGGAATACATCCTTAGCAACCAGCTAAGACAAGCTGAAATTTATCTTGATAAAGTGAGTCGATATCAAAAGACCACAGTAGAGTTTCACCGGATAAAGTCCCTATATTTTATGCGAACAAGTCGTTTAGATGAGACGATTAAATACCATGAAAAAAGCCTTGAAGCTTTCCCTAGAGATATTTTTTTACTTAATAATCTTGGTGTTGCTTTGGTTCGGGTTGGTGAATATACAAAGGCCTGTGGGCTATTTAAGAAAACACTTGAAATTAGCTTAAATGGCTCTCAAAGTGCCTTAATAAATTACGCTCGCTGCCTCATAAGTAAAGATGATGTAAAAAAGGCGACCATACTGATAAATAGAGCAAAAGAAATAGCAAAATTACCCTATATAGGTTTGCTGACAGAGCTCAATCTTGTTTTAATACAGGGTAATTATATTGAGGCGAGTCAATTAAACAAAATTATTCAGGCTAACTCTAATTATACTCAAATTATCGAGTATAACGAGGAACATGAATGTCTGTCACGGCATGTTTTAGCGCGTGAAACTGACCTTACTTCATCTTCCTTAACTCCGCCTTCTGCCTGCATAGTACCAAGGTACAAAACATAA
- the rlmN gene encoding 23S rRNA (adenine(2503)-C(2))-methyltransferase RlmN, whose amino-acid sequence MTEIKKVNLLGLPPKKMVEFFESIGEKKFRATQVLKWIHQKGAESFDDMTDVSKALRAKLQDIAEVRAPEIVSQNISQDGTRKWIIRTEGGGNNCVETVLIPDGDRATLCVSSQVGCSLDCSFCSTGKQGFNRNLTPAEIIGQVWIAIKSFGPMEPNGPRRVTNVVMMGMGEPLMNFEPVVDAMVLMMDDNAYGLSKRRVTLSTSGVVPKIYELAKRTDVSLAVSLHAPNNPLRDVLVPINKKYPIAELLEACQHYLDSLPDKRHITIEYTMMAGVNDQEQQAFELADLLQNLECKINLIPFNPFPNSGYEKPSNNQTRRFQKILADQGYTVTVRTTRGEDIDAACGQLVGDFHDKTRRSQKYIELREVNS is encoded by the coding sequence ATGACTGAAATAAAGAAGGTGAACCTGCTCGGTTTACCGCCAAAAAAGATGGTGGAATTTTTTGAATCTATTGGTGAAAAGAAGTTTCGTGCAACTCAAGTGCTGAAGTGGATTCACCAGAAAGGCGCAGAAAGCTTTGATGACATGACGGATGTCAGTAAGGCATTACGTGCCAAGTTGCAAGATATTGCGGAAGTTCGAGCGCCAGAGATTGTTAGCCAAAATATTTCTCAAGACGGAACCCGAAAATGGATTATTCGGACTGAAGGGGGGGGCAACAATTGCGTGGAAACGGTACTGATTCCTGATGGTGACCGCGCCACATTGTGTGTGTCGTCTCAAGTGGGATGTTCTTTAGATTGCAGCTTTTGTTCAACCGGAAAACAAGGCTTTAATCGTAATTTAACGCCCGCTGAAATCATTGGTCAAGTTTGGATCGCGATTAAATCATTTGGCCCTATGGAGCCTAATGGTCCGCGCCGAGTGACTAATGTGGTGATGATGGGGATGGGTGAGCCTTTGATGAACTTTGAGCCTGTTGTCGATGCGATGGTATTGATGATGGATGATAACGCTTATGGCTTATCAAAACGCAGAGTGACATTAAGTACCTCAGGTGTTGTGCCTAAAATCTATGAGTTGGCGAAACGTACCGATGTCTCTTTAGCTGTCTCCTTGCATGCGCCAAATAATCCGTTACGTGATGTTCTTGTACCTATCAATAAAAAATACCCAATTGCTGAGCTGCTAGAAGCGTGCCAGCATTATTTGGACAGCTTGCCTGATAAGCGCCACATTACTATAGAATACACTATGATGGCTGGCGTAAACGATCAAGAGCAGCAAGCTTTTGAATTGGCTGATTTATTACAAAACCTAGAGTGTAAGATTAATTTAATACCTTTTAATCCATTTCCAAACTCTGGCTATGAAAAACCGTCAAATAACCAAACTCGACGTTTCCAGAAAATTTTAGCGGATCAAGGTTATACAGTAACGGTACGTACAACTCGAGGTGAAGATATTGATGCGGCCTGTGGGCAACTGGTCGGTGATTTCCATGATAAAACACGTCGTAGTCAAAAGTATATTGAACTTAGAGAAGTGAATTCCTAA
- the ndk gene encoding nucleoside-diphosphate kinase: MALERTLSIIKPDAVAKNVIGEIYSRFERSGLKVVEAKMIQLDDELAGGFYAEHKERPFYKDLVAFMTSGPVVVSVLEGEGAVLRHRELMGATNPAEAAAGTLRADYAESIDANAVHGSDSVESATREIAYFFGK, encoded by the coding sequence ATGGCGTTGGAACGTACTCTTTCTATCATTAAACCAGATGCTGTTGCAAAAAACGTAATCGGTGAAATCTACTCTCGTTTCGAGCGTTCTGGTCTTAAGGTTGTTGAAGCAAAAATGATTCAACTAGATGACGAATTGGCTGGTGGTTTTTATGCTGAGCACAAAGAGCGTCCTTTCTACAAAGATCTAGTTGCATTCATGACGTCTGGTCCTGTTGTTGTTTCTGTTCTTGAAGGTGAAGGTGCTGTATTGCGTCACCGCGAATTGATGGGTGCAACGAACCCTGCTGAAGCCGCTGCCGGTACTTTACGTGCAGACTACGCTGAATCTATCGATGCAAACGCAGTTCATGGTTCTGATTCTGTTGAATCTGCAACTCGTGAAATTGCTTACTTCTTCGGTAAGTAA
- a CDS encoding IscS subfamily cysteine desulfurase, which translates to MAMPVYLDYSATTPVDPRVAKSMAECMTLDGNFANPASRSHVFGWRAEEAVEEARQQVADLIGADAREIVWTSGATEANNLALKGVAHAYAKQGKHIITSKIEHKAVLDPCKQLEKEGFEVTYLQPDNMGIISVESVKAALREDTILVSLMHANNEIGVVTEIEKIGQITRANGTFFHVDAAQSTGKLAIDVNQMQVDLMSLTSHKTYGPKGVGALYVRRTPKVKLEAQIHGGGHERGMRSGTLPTHQIVGMGESFALAKSEMQRDLAHILPLRNRLWDKIQTLPDVHLNGHPSQRVAGVLNVGFGGVEGELLLMSLADIAVSSGSACTSASLEPSYVLRAIGLSDELAHSSLRISIGRFTTEDDIDRAAELIIKAVSGLRQ; encoded by the coding sequence ATGGCAATGCCCGTATATCTAGATTATTCAGCGACCACGCCTGTTGATCCTCGTGTTGCAAAGAGCATGGCTGAGTGCATGACTTTGGATGGAAACTTTGCTAACCCCGCATCACGCTCCCATGTCTTTGGCTGGAGAGCAGAAGAGGCTGTTGAAGAAGCCCGTCAGCAGGTGGCCGACTTAATTGGGGCGGACGCCAGAGAAATCGTTTGGACGTCTGGAGCGACTGAAGCCAATAATTTAGCGTTAAAGGGCGTGGCACATGCTTATGCTAAGCAAGGCAAGCATATTATTACATCTAAAATTGAACATAAGGCGGTTTTAGATCCTTGTAAACAGCTTGAAAAAGAGGGTTTTGAAGTCACTTACTTGCAACCTGATAATATGGGTATTATTTCTGTAGAGTCTGTCAAAGCCGCCTTAAGAGAGGATACGATTTTGGTTTCTTTAATGCATGCTAACAATGAAATTGGTGTGGTGACTGAGATAGAAAAAATTGGCCAGATTACTCGTGCAAATGGTACTTTTTTTCATGTAGATGCCGCTCAATCGACAGGTAAGCTAGCAATTGATGTAAATCAAATGCAGGTAGATCTAATGTCTTTGACCTCTCATAAAACCTATGGTCCTAAGGGGGTCGGTGCTTTGTACGTACGTCGTACTCCAAAAGTGAAACTTGAAGCTCAAATACACGGCGGTGGCCACGAAAGAGGTATGCGTTCAGGAACGTTACCAACGCATCAGATTGTTGGAATGGGCGAGTCATTTGCGCTGGCGAAATCTGAAATGCAGCGTGATCTTGCCCATATTTTGCCCTTAAGAAACCGTCTTTGGGATAAAATTCAAACATTACCGGATGTGCATCTTAATGGCCATCCGTCTCAGAGAGTCGCAGGGGTGTTGAATGTCGGTTTTGGTGGAGTGGAAGGTGAACTCTTACTGATGTCTCTTGCTGATATTGCCGTTTCTTCTGGTTCTGCTTGTACTTCAGCGAGCCTTGAGCCTTCTTACGTGTTACGGGCAATAGGTCTTTCTGATGAGTTAGCTCATAGCTCCTTGCGGATTTCTATTGGTCGATTTACCACAGAAGATGACATTGATCGGGCCGCTGAATTGATTATTAAAGCTGTCTCAGGGTTACGCCAATAA